The Bosea sp. 685 DNA window TGAGGGCATTTCGGAACGCGACCGAAGCGCCGCGCATCGTGCGGCGCCATGGTGTTCATGAGCCCGTCTCATAAGCTCTATCGAGCGACAGCGGCTAATGGCCCGGGCTGAACCTCCGTATCGTCGAGAGGCCATGCCTTTCATGGTTCAACAAGGTGAGGATACAGATCATGAAGATCGCTATCGTGCTTTGCGCCGCTCTCGCCCTCTCCGCCACTTCCGCAATGGCCTGCTCACTCAGCAAGACCGATACGCAGGCTTCGTTTCGCAGCGACCGCGAGCAGACGGCCGCTGCTTCCCAGGCCGATCAGGCGACCGTTGTCGCCCGGAATGCCGCCGATACCGCTGCGACCGCGACGGAGTAGACGCTATCGCTGCCTGAGAGGAGGGGCCGCCTGGTCGGCGGCCCCTTTTCAACGACCGCGTCGCCTCAAAGGCCTCGCCGCGCTTCGATCATCATGCGGACGGCTTCGCGCAGGTTCTGGCGCGAGGCTTCGCGTGAGTAGAACATGTGGCCGCCGCCGAAGAGTTCCAGCTTGACCCGCGCCTCGTTGCCGAGAGGCGGCAGCTGATCGAGCAGAAGCTTGCTTTCGAAATAGGGCGTGACGAGATCGGTCATGCCGTGCGCCACGATGACCTGCAGATGCGGATCGAGCGCCAGCGCGCTGCGCAGGTCCCGCATCGACTCCCGGTCACCCCGGCCTTGCCCGTAGCTCCAGCGCCGGGAGGTGTCTTCGTTGAGTAGGAAATAGCGGCCTTCAGGCCGCCATTTCAGATCGTCGGCGTAGAGGCGAAGCATTGCGCCGGTGAGCGGGGCGGTGATCGCCTCCAGCACGGCGTCGGGCGCCTGGGTTCGGGCCGCGTCGGGATCGGGGTCGAGAGCAAACACCGCCCCGTCATAGGGGCTGCCGACGACCTGTCGATCGCGGCCGATCTCCCGGAGAAACGTGCCCGTGTCGATTTTTCCGCCGAGCCGCTCAACAAGCATCCGATCGAGCCCAGTCAGCGCCGTAACTTTCTCGACGATCCGCTGCACGGCCGCCTTGTCGCGCGGTCCCTTCAACAGATCCGTGAGATAATCGCCGGCGGCATAGACTTCGGCCTCCTGAAGCGCCTGGCGCGACAGGCGGCCTTCGCGTTCGAGCCGGGTCGCGGCCAGCGACGGGAGCTGAACTGCCCAGCGCAGCGGCGATCCGCGGGCGTCGCGCTGATAGGTGAAGTCCAGTACGGGCGACAGCAGCAGCATGCCCGACAGCCCGACTCCGTCGGATGTCTGCAGCTCGCTGACGATCTTGGGCGTGCGGAAGCCGCCATAGCTTTCACCGACGATGAACTTGGGCGAGCCGAGGCGATCGTTCAGCCGCAGCCAGTTCGCGATGAATCGGGCGAGCGACTTGTAGTCGCCCTCGACCGACCAGAGCAGGCCGCGCGCATCATCATTGCCAGACGCGAAGCGGCTGAAGCCCGTCCCGACAGGATCGATGAAGACGAGATCGGTGAAATCCAGCCAGGTCTCGGCATTAGCGACGAGGTCGGTCGGAGAGGAGGGCGTGTCGCCCTGCCGGCCGAACGGCAGGCGCCTGGGACCCATGAGACCGAGATGGAGATATGCCGACGCCGCTCCCGGTCCACCGTTGACGGCAAAGGTGACGGGACGATCGGCCGTGACACCTGCGCCTTCACGGTCGAGCGCGTAGGCAACATAGGCGATCTCCGCCAGGAGACGGCCCGACTGGTCGCGCACCGGCAGAGCGCCGGCCGTCGCTGTATAGCGAAGGCTGCGGCCAGGCAGGTCAATTGTGTGACGGGTCACGGAGGGGGGCGGCAAGGTCGAGCCCACAACACCTGACGACGCCTGCGATTGGCCGC harbors:
- a CDS encoding S10 family serine carboxypeptidase-like protein, which produces MTVFLRRLALTALIAVLAWAPPSCPSAQEGAPARGSGGQSQASSGVVGSTLPPPSVTRHTIDLPGRSLRYTATAGALPVRDQSGRLLAEIAYVAYALDREGAGVTADRPVTFAVNGGPGAASAYLHLGLMGPRRLPFGRQGDTPSSPTDLVANAETWLDFTDLVFIDPVGTGFSRFASGNDDARGLLWSVEGDYKSLARFIANWLRLNDRLGSPKFIVGESYGGFRTPKIVSELQTSDGVGLSGMLLLSPVLDFTYQRDARGSPLRWAVQLPSLAATRLEREGRLSRQALQEAEVYAAGDYLTDLLKGPRDKAAVQRIVEKVTALTGLDRMLVERLGGKIDTGTFLREIGRDRQVVGSPYDGAVFALDPDPDAARTQAPDAVLEAITAPLTGAMLRLYADDLKWRPEGRYFLLNEDTSRRWSYGQGRGDRESMRDLRSALALDPHLQVIVAHGMTDLVTPYFESKLLLDQLPPLGNEARVKLELFGGGHMFYSREASRQNLREAVRMMIEARRGL